The segment CGAAGCCCTTCCCGTCCGCGTTCCAGCGCGGGATGACGTGGATGTGGAAGTGCGGCACCGACTGAAAGGCGGCGGCCCCGTTGGCCTGGAGCAGGTTCAGCCCGTCGGGCCGGACTGCCTCCTGGACCGCGTGGGCAACCTTCTTCACCGCCGCCATCGCGGCCGTGAGGTCCTCGACGGACGCGTCGAAGAGCGTGGGCGCGTGGGCCTTGGCCACCACGAGGCAGTGGCCGGTGTTCAGCGGGTTGATGTCCATGAAGGCCAGCGTTCGCTCGTCCTCGTGGATCTTGAACGAGGGGAGCTGCCCGTCGCGAATCTTGCAGAACACACAGTCCATGACGGCTCCTTTCGCGGGCGACTGCCGGGCCGTTCACGCGATCCGATAGAGTCGGCGCACGTTCTCCCAGAGCATCTTCCGCTTCACGGCCCCGTCGACGCTGCGGAACTGCTCTTCGATCGCCTTCTGCGAGAACGGCCATGTGCCGTCGCGGTGCGGGTAGTCGGAGCCCCACATCACGTTGTCGGGCGCGATCTCGGCCATCGCGCGCACCCCGTGGAAGTCTTTCTGGAACGTCGCGTAGATCTGCCGCTTGAAGTACGCGCTCGGCGGCAGCGGGAGCTTGAGATCGTCCGCCAGCCGCTCCTCGTAGGTGTCGTCCAGGCGTTCCAGGACGTATGGGATCCAGCCGATGCCGCTCTCGCCGAGCACGAGCCTGAGCCGCGGGTGACGCTCGCACACCCCGCTCAGGATCACGGAGGACACGATCTCGTCCATCTGGAGCGGGGCGACGACGACCCAGGCGCCGATCGAGGCCGGATGCCTGATTCCCCTGATCTCGTACCCCACGGTCGCCCCACCGCCCTCGAAGACATGGAAGGAGATGACAAGGTCCGCCTCCTCGCCGGCCGCCCACATGGGTTCCCACATCTCGTGCCACACGGGCATCGCCGCCCCCCACGGGACGAACACCGCGCCGCGGAGGCCGAGGGCTGCGCAGTGACGGACCTCCTGGGCGGCCATGCTCGCATCGTGGTTGGGAAGGCAGCCGAGACCGAAGTACCGGCCGGGCATGGACCGGTTGAACTCGGCGATGTACTCGTTGTAGGCGTGGTAGATCGCCGTCAACAGCTCGGGGTCTGTGATCCCCTTGTACGTGAAGAGGCCCCGCGAGATCCCGATGATCCCGTAGATGACCTCGGCCTCGACGCCGTCGCGCTCCTGGTCCTGGCGCCGGAGCGCCGGGTCCGACGGCCGGGTCTGGCCTGAGGCGAACCCCTCCTGCGCCAGGATCCTGCCGCGCCTGCCTCCAGTCACGCCGGGGCCGTACACCCCATGCGGCCCGAGCGCGTCGTCCCCCGAGACCCAGACCTTCCTCCCGTCCCGCTCGACGACGCGGGGCGCCCGCTCCCGCCACTTCGGCGGCATGCGCGACACGAACGTGTCTGGGGGGAGATAGATGAGATCCATGTGGCTGTCGGCCGACATCACCTGGAGCGCCATGGTCGCCTCCTCGCTCAGCGTCCGACCGGACCGTGCACTAGATTGCTCGGAGGGGGCTCCGCCCCCCTTCCGACGCCTCCCCCTTCGCTTGCGCGGGCCAAGCCCGCGCTGGAACCAGATTTTTTCGCAGCCTCCTAATCTAAAAGATGATCGGCTCGCGGTACTGGCCCAAGACCTGCCGGTAGACATCCGAGATCTCGCCCAGGGAGACGTAGTCCTTGACCGCGTCCACGAGCACCGGCATCAGGTTCTGGCCGTTCCGGCAGACCTCAGCGATCTGCTTCACGCGTTTTTCCACCCGGGAGGCGTCGCGCGAGGCTTTGCGCCGCTTCACCCGCTCGATCTGCTCCAGCTCGACGGCCTCGTCGATCCGCAGGTAGCTGATCGGCTTCTCCTCCGCCATCACGTACTTGTTGACGCCCACCACCGTCTTCTCGCCGCGGTCCTCCATGAGCTGGTACCGGTACGCCGCATCGGCGATCTCCTGCTGCGGATAACCGAGGTCGACGGCCCGAATGATGCCGCCGAGACCGTCGATCTTCGTGATGTAGGCGCAGGCCGCTTCCTCCATCTGGTCGGTCAGCCGCTCGAGATAGTAGGAGCCGCCGAGCGGATCGATCACGAGGGGAACGCCCGTCTCCTCCGCGATGATCTGCTGGGTCCGGAGCGCGACGGTCACGGCCTCCTCCGTGGGGAGCGCCCAGGTCTCGTCGTAGGAGTTGGTGTGGAGCGACTGCGCGCCGCCGAGGACGGCGGCCAACGCCTGGAGGGCGACCCGGGCGACGTTGTTGAGCGGCTGCTGGGCGGTCGCCGAGACGCCTGCCGTCTGTGTGTGGGTCCTCAGGCGCATGGACTCGGGCCTCTTGGCCCCGAAGCGCTCCTTGAGCACGCGCGCCCAGATGCGCCGGGCGGCCCGGAGCTTGGCGATCTCCTCGAAGAAGTCGTTGTGGACGTCGAAGAAGAACGAGAGGCGAGGCGCGAAGGAATCCACGTCGAGCCCGCGGTCGACGCACGCCTGGACGTAGCCGATCCCGTCGGCCAGGGTGAAGGCCAGTTCCTGGACCGCGGTGGCGCCGGCCTCCCGGATGTGGTAGCCGGAGATCGAGACCGGGTTGAAGCGCGGCACGTACTTGGAGGTGAACTCGATCGTGTCCACCACGATGCGCATCGCGGGCGCCGGCGGGCAAATCCACTCCTTCTGCGCGATGAACTCTTTGAGCATGTCGTTCTGCATCGTGCCCCCGACCTGGTCCCAGCCGACACCCTGCTTGTCGGCCACGGCCAGGTACATGGCGAGCGCGATGGAGGCCGTGCAGTTGATCGTCATCGAGGTGGTCACCCGATCGAGCGGGATCCCGTCGAAGAGGACCTCGAAGTCTTCCAGTGTCGAAACGGAGACGCCTTCCCGGCCCACCTCGCCGCGGGCGCGGGGGTGGTCGGCGTCGTAGCCCATGAGGGCGGGCATGTCGAAGGCGGTCGACAGCCCCGTCTGGCCCTGCTCGAGCAGGTACTTGAAGCGGGCGTTGGTGTCCTCGGGCCGTCCGAACCCGGCGAACATCCTCATCGTCCACAGGCGCCCGCGATACATCGAAGGGTACACGCCGCGCGTGAATGGGAACTCGCCGGGAAAGCCGAGTTTCTTCTCGTAGTCCCAGCTCCCGAGGTCCGCCGGCGTGTAGAGGGGCTCGAGCGGGATCCCCGACAGGGACTCGAAGGGCACGGGTCGCTCAGGGGCCTGGCGGACGAACGGCCCGTAGGTCTCCGCTTCCCACCGCGCCTTTTCTCGCTCCATCCGCTCGCGATCCTCCATCTGCGCCTCCGCTCCCCTCACCTTCATCCTCTCCCCTCAGGGGAGAGGGCAGGGTGAGGGGCGTCGCGTCACTTCAGTCCGAGCACGTGGCGGGCGATGATGAGCTTCTGGATCTGAGACGTCCCCTCGTAGATCTGGGTGATCTTGGCGTCCCGGAAGTAGCGCTCCACCTGGTACTCCCTGATGTAGCCGTAACCGCCATGGACCTGGATCGCGTCGGTCGTGACCTTCATCGCCATCTCGGAGGCGAAGAGCTTGGCCATGGAGGCCTCGGCGCTGAACGGCAGGCCCCGGTCCTTCAGGGTAGCCGCCCGCCAGGTGAGGAGCCGCGCCGCCTCGATCGTGGTTGCCATGTCGGCCATCATCCACTGCACCATCTGGTGCTGGGCGATCGGGACGCCGAAGGCTTTGCGCTCCTTGGCATAGGCCACCGAGCGCTCGTAGGCGCCGGCGGCGATGCCCACGGCCTGTGCGGCGATGCCGATCCGCCCGCCGTCCAGCGTGCTCATCGCGATCCTGAACCCCATCCCCTCCTCGCCGAGCCGGTTCTCCACCGGGACGCAGCAGTCCTCGAAGACGAACTCGGCCGTGTCGGAGGCCCGGAGCCCGAGCTTGTCCTCGCACTTGGGAACCAGAAAGCCGGGCGTCCCTTTCTCCACGAGGAACGCCGAGATGCCGCGGTGTCCCCTGGTCCGGTCGGTCTGGCAGAAGACCAGCGCGGCCGCGGCCTCGCGGCCGTTCGTGACGAACAGCTTGCGGCCACTGAGGACGTAGTGGTTGCCGTCCCGCACGGCGAGCGTGTTCTGGTTGGTGGCATCCGAGCCCGCCTGAGGTTCGGTCAGCGCGAAGCAGCCGATCCTTGACCCCGACGCGAACGGCGTCAGGAAGCGCTTCTTCTGCTCTTCGGTCCCGAACCTGCGGACGGGATCGCAGTAAAGAGAGTTATTGACCGACATGACGACGGCATGCGAGGCGCAGGCCTTGGCCACTTCTTCCAGGGCGACGATGTACGCCACGGTGTCGGCGCCGCTACCGCCGTACGCTTCCGGGATGGCCATCCCCATGAGCCCGAGCTCGCCCATCCGCTTGACAGTCTCGTGAGGGAACCGGGCCTCGCGGTCGCAGGCCTCGGCGACGGGCTTCACCTCGTTCTCGGCGAAGTCACGTGCGAGCGCCTGGATCATCTGCTGCTCTTCGGTCAGCTCAATCTTCATAAAGTCAACCCAAGCCGGCCGCCGTCTGCGCCTCGCTCGCTCGCCTTCGGCGGTCACCCATCTGTGGCTCGCGGTGCGGGGCCCCTCCGGATGCGCCCCCGTTGCGTCCAATGCGCAGCCCCATGCCAAGCTCGCGCGTGACGCGTGTCCATTCGGCCGGGGTGTGCGATCCGGCGTCCCCTGCCCCGCTCGCTCACGATGGGTGCCCGACCGCCTCCCGGCATGCTCGCTCGGGCAGATCGCCGGCCGGCTTCAGACTGGTCCTCCTTCCGCCGAAGGCCTAGCGAGCGAGGACCAGATGCCGACCGGCTCCATCACTTCTCCAGCAGCCGCTTGAACTCCTGGGTGAGGAGCGGCGCGATCTCGAAGAGATCGCCGACGATCCCGTAGTCGGCGATCTTGAAGATCGGCGCCTCGGGGTCCTTGTTCACCGCGACGATGATCTTCGACGTGCGCATCCCGGCCAGGTGCTGGATCGCGCCCGAGATCCCGAACCCCATGTAGAGCTTGGGCGAGATGGTGCGGCCGGTCTGGCCGATCTGGAAGCGATGGGGACGCCATCCGGCATCCACCGCGGCCCGTGATGCGCCCACGGCAGCGCCGAGCACCTTGGCCAGCTCCTCCAGGATCACGAAGTTCTCGGGTCCCTTGAGCCCGCGGCCACCCGAGACGACGATCTCGGCCTCGGTCAGCTCGGGCAGACCCGTGGACACCTCCTCCCGTCGCTCGACGAAGGCCATCGTGGGCTGCGGGATCGTGACCGCGGGGCGCTCGACGACCGGCGCCCTGCCCGCCAGGAGATCGCGGGGCTTGAAGACGTTTGGGCGAAGGGTCGCGAGCCACGGGGCCTTGGCCCAGCTGACCTTCGAGAGCAGCTTGCCCGCGTACACGGGACGCGTCGCGACGAGGGTGCCTTCCCGAAAGTCGAACGCGACCGAGTCGGCCGACAACCCCACCCCGAGGCGCGCGGCCAGCCGCGCCATCAGCTCGCGCAGGCGGCTCGTCACCGCGCCGAGAATCGCCTTCGGCTGCTCCTTCCCCGCCAGCTCGGCCAGAACCGGCGTCCACACCTCACCCCGATACGGCGCCAGGCCAGGGGCTTCCAACAGCCAGATCCTCTCCGCACCCCACTCGGCGAGGTGTCCGAGTCCATCCGCCTCGGCCTTGTCGGTGAGCCACACCGCCTCGGCCTGGCCTCCGGTCTGAGCCGCGAGGCGCGCAGCTTCACCCAGCACCTCGGCATTCGCCTTCTTGGGACGGCCAGCTCGGTCATCCTCGACGACGCACCAGAATGCGTTTGCCATCCCCCGCTCCTCATTCCGCCTCGCCTCGTGGCGGGCCTGCCTGCGGCATGGCCGACGTGCCTCGGCTCGAATCTATTCGGGCCTCGCCTCGTCACGGGCCTGCCTGCGGCATGGCCGACGTGCCTCGGCTCGAACTGCCTCTCAGATCGCCTTGGCGTCTTCGCGCAACGCCCTGACCAACTCCTTGACCGCTTCGCCAGCCTCGCCGGGGATGATGCGCCCGGGCGGGCGAGGCGGAAGCGCCTCCAGCGTCACGACCGTGAGCTGAGCTCCGTCTGCGGCCAGGCCAAGATCAGCCGCCTTCACGTCTTTGATCTCCTTCTTCTTGGCGCCCATGATGCCCTTCAGGGTCGGATACCGCGGCTCGTTCAGCCCCTTCTGGGCGGTCAGCACGCACGGAAGCGGGAGCTCGAACACTTCGAGCCCGCCCTCGACCTGTCGGCCGACGCGCACGCTCGTCCCGTCGCCCGAGATGGCCGCCTCCATGATCCAGGACGCGCAGGGCCAGCCCAGGAGCTCGGCCACCTGGACCCCCACCGCGCCCATGTCGTCGTCAATGGCCTGCCTGCCGAACAGGACGATCACCGGCTGCTCCTGCTTGATCACCGCCGCGAGAGCCCGGGCCGTGGTCAGCGTGTCGGCGCTCTCCCACGCCGGCTCGTTCACGTGCACAGCGCGCTCGGCGCCCATCGCCAGGCAACTCCGAAGCGCCTCCTTCACGCGTTCGGGACCGAGCGAGACCACGACGACCTCTCCCGTCCCGCGCTTCTCCTTGATGCGCAGGGCCTCCTCGACCGCGAACTCGTCGTAGGGCGACACAATCCACGTGATGCCAGTAGTGTCGATCGCCCTCGGGTCGCCGCCGATCTTGACCTGAGTCGCGGTGTCCGGCACCTGCTTGACTGGCACGAGAACTTTCATGGTCCTGATCCCTCGTAGTGAAGCTCCCGAATGATCCGGAACCGATCCCCGGGGATATAGACGCGATCGAACACCACGGCCCTGCCGTCGGTTGCCCAGGAGACCCGTTCCGAGCAGAACGCGGGGGCGCCCGGCTGGCAGTTGAGCTCCTGCGCCTCGCGCCGGCGGAGCTTCACGGCCGACACCTCCTCGCGCGCCCGCGTGACATCGATGCCGAGCTTGAACGAGAGGAGCTGGCGGAGCGGGGTGACCGCCAGGTCCGCCTTCGCCACGTCGTCCCCGAGGTCCGCAGGCAGGAAGGAACGCTGCAGGCTCACCGGGCGCCCGTCCATCAGGCGCAGGCGCTCGAGGACGAAGACGTCGTCGCCCGCGGCGAGCCTCAGCCCAGCCTGAACGCGCCGGTCGGCGCGGGCGAACTGGCTGCGGAGAAAGCGGGTCTCGACGGGCGCGCCGCGCGATCGCAGGTCGCCGGCAAAGGTGCGAAACTGAAGGATGTCGTAATCGATCGTCGGGGAGGCGACGAAGGTGCCCACCCCGTGCCGGCGAACGATGAGCCCCTCGCGCTCGAGCAGCTCGAGGGCCTGGCGGAGCGTCATGAGCGTGACGCCGAACTCGCGCGCGAGAGTGCGCTGGTTGCTCAGGCGGGCTCCGGGGGCGAGCCCTCCTGACGTGATCCGCTCGCGAAGGGCGTCGGCAATCCGCCGATATCGGGACACCCGGCCGTTCATCCCTCTCCCCCTCCGGGGGTCTCTTCTAGAACACTTCTCCCGAAAAAGCGGCCCGCTCTCAGCGGAGGAAGTCAGGAAAAGGCCCAGTCGAGACAGGAAGTTAGAACAAGCCGCGCATTATTTTACCCGGACCGGAATGGGGTGTCAAACTCTTGACACCCTCTTCCCGCTGTGCGAGAGTCCCCGCGGCAATGCTAGCGGTCGAGCATCTCCGCGTCTTCTACGGCGACGTGCAGGCTCTCTGGGACATCTCCTTCGACGTGCGGGCCGGCGAGCTCGTCACGCTCGTCGGGTCTAACGGCGCCGGCAAGACGACCACGCTCCGCACGATCTCGGGCGTGCTCGCGCCCGCGGCCGGTCGCATCACCTTCGAGGGCCGGGACATCACCGGGCGCCCGCCTCACGCCATCGTCGCGCTCGGCATCGGCCACATCCCCGAAGGCCGCCGGCTCTGGTCAGGGATGACCGTGCTGGAAAACCTCGAGCTCGGGGCGTACCCCGCCGCCGCGCGCCCGCGGCTCCGCGAAACGCTGGACCGGGTCTTTACCCTCTTCCCCCAGCTCGGCGAACGATCCCGCCAGCTCACGGGAACGCTGTCGGGCGGGGAGCAACAGATGCTCGCCATCGGGCGGGCCCTCATGGGGCAACCGAAACTGCTGATGCTGGACGAGCCCTCCCTGGGCTTGGCGCCGCTCCTCGTGACAGAGCTCTTCCGGGTGATCCGGGAAATCAACAGCCAGGGCGTGACCGTCCTCCTAGTGGAACAGAATGTCCACCAGGCCCTGGAGATCGCCCACCGCGCCTACGTGCTCGAGACGGGACGGATCCTGAGCGAAGGGCCGGCCCGCGATCTCCTGGCCAACCCAGCGATCAAAGAAGCCTACCTGGGACTCTGACCGGGCCTAGCTGCGCCCCGCTTCCCGCGCAGCCGGACGTCCCCCCTTGACAGGCGCTTCGTCCGCGCCGTACCGTCGGGAGGGATGACGCTCAACGTGGTCTGCAAGCGGCCATGACGCGCCTGGCGATCCTCGACGACTACCACGGCGTGGTCGCGACGCTGTCCCACTGGGAGCGGCTCCGCGGCCGCCTGGCGATCGACACCTACCGCGACACGCTCAAGAGCGAGGATGCGCTTGCGGAGCGCCTCCGGCCCTACGCGATCATCGTAGCGCTCCGCGAGCGCACGCGCTTCCCGGGCTCGCTCTTCGCGCGCCTGCCCGCGCTCAAGCACCTGGCCCTCACCGGCCGGAACTCGGGCCACGTGGACCTCGCCGCGGCGACCGCGCGCGGGATCCTGGTCACCGGCACCGCGGGGTCGGGGACCTCGGCCATCGAGCACACGATGGCGCTGATGCTCGCCCTCGTCCGGCGCGTGCGCCATGAGGACCGCGCTATGCGCGAGGGGCGCTGGCAGACGGGGTTCGCCGTTGACCTCGCCGGCAGGACGCTGGGGATCCTGGGCCTCGGCCGCATCGGGAGTCGCGTCGCTGCGTTCGGCCGTTTCCTCGGCATGCGGGTGATCGCCTGGGGGCCAACGCTCACCGACGAGCGCGCGGCCGCGGCCGACGTGACGCGCGTCGGGCTCGACGACGTCTTCCGGGAGAGCGACGTGGTGTCGGTGCACCTCCGCCTCTCGGACAAGACGCGCGGCCTCGTCACTGCCCGGCACCTCGGGCTCATGAAGCCCACGGCGTTCCTCGTCAACACGGCGCGCGGCCCCATCGTCGAC is part of the Candidatus Rokuibacteriota bacterium genome and harbors:
- a CDS encoding HIT domain-containing protein, which translates into the protein MDCVFCKIRDGQLPSFKIHEDERTLAFMDINPLNTGHCLVVAKAHAPTLFDASVEDLTAAMAAVKKVAHAVQEAVRPDGLNLLQANGAAAFQSVPHFHIHVIPRWNADGKGFDWPLVPGNREEIGKVGTRLRELLE
- a CDS encoding amidohydrolase family protein — protein: MALQVMSADSHMDLIYLPPDTFVSRMPPKWRERAPRVVERDGRKVWVSGDDALGPHGVYGPGVTGGRRGRILAQEGFASGQTRPSDPALRRQDQERDGVEAEVIYGIIGISRGLFTYKGITDPELLTAIYHAYNEYIAEFNRSMPGRYFGLGCLPNHDASMAAQEVRHCAALGLRGAVFVPWGAAMPVWHEMWEPMWAAGEEADLVISFHVFEGGGATVGYEIRGIRHPASIGAWVVVAPLQMDEIVSSVILSGVCERHPRLRLVLGESGIGWIPYVLERLDDTYEERLADDLKLPLPPSAYFKRQIYATFQKDFHGVRAMAEIAPDNVMWGSDYPHRDGTWPFSQKAIEEQFRSVDGAVKRKMLWENVRRLYRIA
- a CDS encoding methylmalonyl-CoA mutase family protein → MEDRERMEREKARWEAETYGPFVRQAPERPVPFESLSGIPLEPLYTPADLGSWDYEKKLGFPGEFPFTRGVYPSMYRGRLWTMRMFAGFGRPEDTNARFKYLLEQGQTGLSTAFDMPALMGYDADHPRARGEVGREGVSVSTLEDFEVLFDGIPLDRVTTSMTINCTASIALAMYLAVADKQGVGWDQVGGTMQNDMLKEFIAQKEWICPPAPAMRIVVDTIEFTSKYVPRFNPVSISGYHIREAGATAVQELAFTLADGIGYVQACVDRGLDVDSFAPRLSFFFDVHNDFFEEIAKLRAARRIWARVLKERFGAKRPESMRLRTHTQTAGVSATAQQPLNNVARVALQALAAVLGGAQSLHTNSYDETWALPTEEAVTVALRTQQIIAEETGVPLVIDPLGGSYYLERLTDQMEEAACAYITKIDGLGGIIRAVDLGYPQQEIADAAYRYQLMEDRGEKTVVGVNKYVMAEEKPISYLRIDEAVELEQIERVKRRKASRDASRVEKRVKQIAEVCRNGQNLMPVLVDAVKDYVSLGEISDVYRQVLGQYREPIIF
- a CDS encoding acyl-CoA dehydrogenase, giving the protein MKIELTEEQQMIQALARDFAENEVKPVAEACDREARFPHETVKRMGELGLMGMAIPEAYGGSGADTVAYIVALEEVAKACASHAVVMSVNNSLYCDPVRRFGTEEQKKRFLTPFASGSRIGCFALTEPQAGSDATNQNTLAVRDGNHYVLSGRKLFVTNGREAAAALVFCQTDRTRGHRGISAFLVEKGTPGFLVPKCEDKLGLRASDTAEFVFEDCCVPVENRLGEEGMGFRIAMSTLDGGRIGIAAQAVGIAAGAYERSVAYAKERKAFGVPIAQHQMVQWMMADMATTIEAARLLTWRAATLKDRGLPFSAEASMAKLFASEMAMKVTTDAIQVHGGYGYIREYQVERYFRDAKITQIYEGTSQIQKLIIARHVLGLK
- a CDS encoding electron transfer flavoprotein subunit alpha/FixB family protein, whose amino-acid sequence is MANAFWCVVEDDRAGRPKKANAEVLGEAARLAAQTGGQAEAVWLTDKAEADGLGHLAEWGAERIWLLEAPGLAPYRGEVWTPVLAELAGKEQPKAILGAVTSRLRELMARLAARLGVGLSADSVAFDFREGTLVATRPVYAGKLLSKVSWAKAPWLATLRPNVFKPRDLLAGRAPVVERPAVTIPQPTMAFVERREEVSTGLPELTEAEIVVSGGRGLKGPENFVILEELAKVLGAAVGASRAAVDAGWRPHRFQIGQTGRTISPKLYMGFGISGAIQHLAGMRTSKIIVAVNKDPEAPIFKIADYGIVGDLFEIAPLLTQEFKRLLEK
- a CDS encoding electron transfer flavoprotein subunit beta/FixA family protein: MKVLVPVKQVPDTATQVKIGGDPRAIDTTGITWIVSPYDEFAVEEALRIKEKRGTGEVVVVSLGPERVKEALRSCLAMGAERAVHVNEPAWESADTLTTARALAAVIKQEQPVIVLFGRQAIDDDMGAVGVQVAELLGWPCASWIMEAAISGDGTSVRVGRQVEGGLEVFELPLPCVLTAQKGLNEPRYPTLKGIMGAKKKEIKDVKAADLGLAADGAQLTVVTLEALPPRPPGRIIPGEAGEAVKELVRALREDAKAI
- a CDS encoding GntR family transcriptional regulator, which gives rise to MNGRVSRYRRIADALRERITSGGLAPGARLSNQRTLAREFGVTLMTLRQALELLEREGLIVRRHGVGTFVASPTIDYDILQFRTFAGDLRSRGAPVETRFLRSQFARADRRVQAGLRLAAGDDVFVLERLRLMDGRPVSLQRSFLPADLGDDVAKADLAVTPLRQLLSFKLGIDVTRAREEVSAVKLRRREAQELNCQPGAPAFCSERVSWATDGRAVVFDRVYIPGDRFRIIRELHYEGSGP
- a CDS encoding ABC transporter ATP-binding protein, which gives rise to MLAVEHLRVFYGDVQALWDISFDVRAGELVTLVGSNGAGKTTTLRTISGVLAPAAGRITFEGRDITGRPPHAIVALGIGHIPEGRRLWSGMTVLENLELGAYPAAARPRLRETLDRVFTLFPQLGERSRQLTGTLSGGEQQMLAIGRALMGQPKLLMLDEPSLGLAPLLVTELFRVIREINSQGVTVLLVEQNVHQALEIAHRAYVLETGRILSEGPARDLLANPAIKEAYLGL
- a CDS encoding D-2-hydroxyacid dehydrogenase family protein, coding for MTRLAILDDYHGVVATLSHWERLRGRLAIDTYRDTLKSEDALAERLRPYAIIVALRERTRFPGSLFARLPALKHLALTGRNSGHVDLAAATARGILVTGTAGSGTSAIEHTMALMLALVRRVRHEDRAMREGRWQTGFAVDLAGRTLGILGLGRIGSRVAAFGRFLGMRVIAWGPTLTDERAAAADVTRVGLDDVFRESDVVSVHLRLSDKTRGLVTARHLGLMKPTAFLVNTARGPIVDERALVDVLKRGAIAGAALDVFDEEPLPPNHPLVALDNVLLSPHMGYVTQEAYDQFFGQVVDNLEIYLRGQVPPRALNPEVLAQR